The Staphylococcus sp. 17KM0847 DNA segment GCAAGGGCACGTGCAATAGCAACCCTTTGCTTTTGTCCACCAGACAATTGATTAGGATATGCATCTGCACGATCTTTAAGACCCACTTTATCCAATAACTCTAAAGCTTGCTTTGTAAGTGTCTCTTTATCTCCTTTATTCAACATTAATGGGGCTAAAATAATATTATCTATCACTTTTTTATGTGGAAATAAATTAAAATGTTGGAAGACCATGCCCATATTTTGTCTTAACTCATCTACTTTTGTTCCTTTATCTGTTAGATCATTACCTTCGAAAATAACACTACCTTTTGTTGGGGTTTCTAGTAAATTCATACAGCGTAACAATGTACTTTTGCCACTACCTGAAGGACCGATAATCGCAACAACTTCACCTTTAGCTATTTCTAAATTGATTCCTGTTAATACTTCATGATTACCAAAAGATTTGTGTAAATTATCTATTTTAATCACTGACACTCAATCTCCCTTCAAAGAAATTCATCAAGCGTGACAACGAGAACGTAAGTACAAAATACAATACTGCCGCAATTAACAACGGTGTAAATGGATCAAATGACGCCCCCTGTACAACCTGAGAATTAAACATAATTTCGCTGACACCAATAACTGACACAATGGATGATTCTTTAATCACAGTGACAAATTCATTTCCCAGTGCTGGTAATATTTTTTTAACTGCTTGAGGCATAATAACTGTTTTCATCGTTTGACTATAATTTAATCCTAAACTTCTTGCTGCTTCCATCTGTCCTTTGTCTACTGCATTGATACCTGCACGAATAATTTCTGCAATATATGCAGAGCAGTTAATCACCAAGGCAATAGCCCCACAAATAAATGCAGATATATCAAGACCTAACACAGCTGTTGTTCCAAAATAAACCAAGAACACTTGAACAAGTAATGGTGTACCTCTCAAAAACTCGATATATGCTGATGCAAACCATCTAAGTGGCTGAATTGAACTGATTTTCATCAATGCAAATAATGCACCTAATACAGCACCTAACACAACACCTATAATAGAAATTATAATTGTATTTTTAAGTCCAGTTACAAAAAACGTACCGTACTTAGAGAAAAAGCTACCATCTTCTTTCATAGCTTGAGCGGCTTTATCTTCAAATTTGTCAATTAAGTTATTTTCTTTCACATCTGTAATAGATTCATTGATACGCGCTAGTAATTCAGGTGATTCTTTAGGTACTGCAACAGCTGTTTGTTTTTCAGAATCTGCAAATGAAACATCTGACAGTGCGAGGTCATGATTTTGTTTTAAATAAGCATTTGCTACAGCACTATCAAGTACAACACCATCAATTTTATTACTCTTTAATGATAAAATAACTTCTGGTACACGTGTTAACGATAAAACATCTGCATCCTGAATTTCAGTTTGCGCTAATTCTTCTTGTGTAGTCTGCTTTTGTGCACCAATTCGTTTTCCTGCTAGATCTTCTAAAGTTTTATATTTATCCTTATCTTTTTTTCTAACGATAACAGTTTGTTTAACCGTCATATAACTATCAGAAAAATCCACTTCTTTTTTACGTTCTGCAGTCGGTGTCATACCAGAGATAATCATGTCTATTTTACCTGTCTTTAATGCACCTAATAAACTGTCAAACTGCATATTGACTATTTTAAGTTTCACACCGTGATCATCTGCAATTTTTTTCGCCAATTCTATGTCTATTCCCGCATATTCACGCTTACCATTAACAGTTCTTTCAAACTCCATTGGTGCATAGTCAGCAGACAATCCTACTCTTAATTCACCACGTTGTTCAATCTTATCCCAATGTTTATCTTCAGCTGCATGAACATCAGTGTTCAATGGAACAATAGAACATAAAATAACTAACGCAATGATGATACAGCCTAACTTTTGTATATATTTCATCACATGACCTCCCTCTTATAATATTCATTATTATACATATAGTTGAAATTTTATGCAATAAGATTTTAAAAATATAAGATGATATTATAGGAAAAACACCCATAATACCATCTCATGTTCATAAAAGCATTCTATTGTTTTGGTAACTCAAAACGATAAATATCATCAGAATATCCTGGCAGTACACGTTTACAAACCTGATGTACAACAAATGCCAACGTAAACGGTACTACAAAATATCCAAAGAAGAGCAACAATGCATTCATCGTTGGATCTCCATCCATACGATTAAATGCATTAATAGGGCCTACCAGACCAGTATATCCAAAACCTGCTGACATAGGTGTTCCTTTAATGCCAATTAAATATGTAATAACACCTGC contains these protein-coding regions:
- a CDS encoding amino acid ABC transporter ATP-binding protein — encoded protein: MIKIDNLHKSFGNHEVLTGINLEIAKGEVVAIIGPSGSGKSTLLRCMNLLETPTKGSVIFEGNDLTDKGTKVDELRQNMGMVFQHFNLFPHKKVIDNIILAPLMLNKGDKETLTKQALELLDKVGLKDRADAYPNQLSGGQKQRVAIARALAMNPSVLLFDEPTSALDPEVVGEVLNVMMDLAKEGMTMVVVTHEMGFAKNVSDRVVFMADGVVVEDDTPHNIFDNPQHKRTQNFLSRVL
- a CDS encoding ABC transporter permease subunit (The N-terminal region of this protein, as described by TIGR01726, is a three transmembrane segment that identifies a subfamily of ABC transporter permease subunits, which specificities that include histidine, arginine, glutamine, glutamate, L-cystine (sic), the opines (in Agrobacterium) octopine and nopaline, etc.); translated protein: MKYIQKLGCIIIALVILCSIVPLNTDVHAAEDKHWDKIEQRGELRVGLSADYAPMEFERTVNGKREYAGIDIELAKKIADDHGVKLKIVNMQFDSLLGALKTGKIDMIISGMTPTAERKKEVDFSDSYMTVKQTVIVRKKDKDKYKTLEDLAGKRIGAQKQTTQEELAQTEIQDADVLSLTRVPEVILSLKSNKIDGVVLDSAVANAYLKQNHDLALSDVSFADSEKQTAVAVPKESPELLARINESITDVKENNLIDKFEDKAAQAMKEDGSFFSKYGTFFVTGLKNTIIISIIGVVLGAVLGALFALMKISSIQPLRWFASAYIEFLRGTPLLVQVFLVYFGTTAVLGLDISAFICGAIALVINCSAYIAEIIRAGINAVDKGQMEAARSLGLNYSQTMKTVIMPQAVKKILPALGNEFVTVIKESSIVSVIGVSEIMFNSQVVQGASFDPFTPLLIAAVLYFVLTFSLSRLMNFFEGRLSVSD